The Streptomyces sp. NBC_01689 genome includes a window with the following:
- a CDS encoding exodeoxyribonuclease VII small subunit, with protein sequence MTGKVDETLGYEQARDELIEVVRRLEAGGTTLEESLALWERGEELAKVCRRWLEGARARLDAALAEEGPKEVDAGAE encoded by the coding sequence ATGACCGGCAAGGTGGACGAAACGCTCGGGTACGAGCAGGCGCGGGACGAGCTGATCGAGGTCGTGCGCCGGCTGGAGGCGGGCGGTACGACCCTGGAGGAGTCGCTCGCCCTCTGGGAGCGCGGCGAGGAGCTGGCCAAGGTGTGCCGGCGCTGGCTGGAGGGCGCCAGGGCCCGGCTCGACGCGGCCCTGGCGGAGGAGGGTCCGAAGGAGGTGGACGCGGGCGCCGAGTGA
- a CDS encoding malonic semialdehyde reductase, producing MSLVLDPAAQDLLFREARTSNTFTDEPVTDEQVQAIYDLVKYGPTAFNQSPLRITLVRSTEARERLVKHMAEGNQPKTSTAPLVAILSADNEFHEELPTLFPHFPAAKDVFYSERPAREGAASLNAALQAAYFIIGIRAAGLAAGPMTGLDFAGVQKEFLDDDHTPLMVVNIGKPGEDAWFPRSPRLDFDQVVTTV from the coding sequence ATGTCTCTTGTCCTTGACCCCGCCGCCCAGGACCTGCTGTTCCGTGAGGCCCGCACCTCGAACACGTTCACCGACGAGCCGGTGACCGACGAGCAGGTCCAGGCGATCTACGACCTGGTCAAGTACGGCCCGACCGCCTTCAACCAGTCGCCGCTGCGCATCACCCTGGTCCGCTCCACCGAGGCGCGCGAGCGCCTCGTGAAGCACATGGCCGAGGGCAACCAGCCGAAGACCTCCACCGCCCCCCTCGTCGCGATCCTCTCCGCGGACAACGAGTTCCACGAGGAGCTCCCGACCCTCTTCCCGCACTTCCCGGCCGCCAAGGACGTCTTCTACTCGGAGCGCCCGGCCCGTGAGGGTGCCGCCTCGCTGAACGCCGCGCTGCAGGCCGCGTACTTCATCATCGGCATCCGCGCCGCCGGCCTCGCCGCCGGCCCGATGACCGGCCTCGACTTCGCGGGCGTCCAGAAGGAGTTCCTGGACGACGACCACACCCCGCTGATGGTCGTCAACATCGGCAAGCCGGGCGAGGACGCCTGGTTCCCGCGCTCCCCGCGTCTGGACTTCGACCAGGTCGTCACGACCGTCTGA
- a CDS encoding DUF4245 domain-containing protein translates to MAGTKGKQTVRDMLLSLGLIGIMAGVIYIFIPHDDSEPPLKRVDYRVELLTARRAASYPVAAPEGLPGTWKATSVRYDGAAFDAWHLGFHDPEGQYVAIEQSTQRAAAFIDSASQGAAATKATERIGDRTWERYEGDKYDALVLRGKGSTTVVTGTASFGQLARMAGALKTS, encoded by the coding sequence GTGGCTGGTACGAAAGGCAAGCAGACGGTCCGGGACATGCTTCTCTCCCTGGGCCTGATCGGGATCATGGCGGGCGTCATCTACATCTTCATCCCGCACGACGACTCCGAGCCTCCCCTCAAGCGCGTCGACTACCGTGTCGAGCTGCTCACGGCGCGTCGCGCGGCGTCGTATCCGGTGGCGGCCCCCGAGGGGCTGCCCGGGACGTGGAAGGCGACGTCGGTGCGGTACGACGGCGCCGCGTTCGACGCCTGGCACCTGGGCTTCCACGATCCCGAAGGTCAGTACGTGGCGATCGAGCAGTCCACTCAGCGGGCGGCCGCGTTCATCGACTCGGCCAGCCAGGGCGCCGCGGCCACGAAGGCCACCGAGCGGATCGGCGACCGCACGTGGGAGCGGTACGAGGGCGACAAGTACGACGCCCTCGTGCTGCGGGGCAAGGGCTCGACGACGGTGGTGACCGGGACGGCGTCGTTCGGGCAGCTCGCCAGGATGGCCGGGGCGCTGAAGACGTCGTAG
- the glpX gene encoding class II fructose-bisphosphatase has translation MTEHHLPSELEVPSEAPDRNLALELVRVTEAAAMAAGRWVGRGDKIGADGAAVRAMRTLVSTVSMNGVVVIGEGEKDEAPMLFNGERVGDGTGPECDIAVDPIDGTTLTAKGMTNAIAVLAAADRGTMFDPSAVFYMDKLVTGPEAADFVDINAPVSVNIRRVAKAKRSTPEDVTVVILDRPRHEGIIKEIRETGARIKLISDGDVAGSILALREGTGIDLLLGIGGTPEGIISACAVKCLGGTIQGKLWPKDDDERQRALDAGHDLDRVLFTDDLVSGENVFFVATGITDGELLRGVRYRAEVATTESIVMRSKSGTVRQITSQHRLSKLRAYSAIDFDRAK, from the coding sequence ATGACCGAGCATCATCTGCCGTCCGAACTCGAGGTCCCCTCCGAGGCCCCCGACCGAAATCTCGCCCTGGAACTCGTCCGGGTCACCGAGGCCGCCGCGATGGCCGCCGGCCGCTGGGTCGGCCGCGGCGACAAGATCGGCGCCGACGGCGCCGCCGTACGCGCCATGCGGACCCTCGTCTCCACCGTCTCGATGAACGGCGTCGTCGTCATCGGTGAAGGTGAGAAGGACGAGGCCCCGATGCTCTTCAACGGGGAGCGTGTCGGCGACGGCACCGGTCCCGAGTGCGACATCGCCGTCGACCCGATCGACGGGACCACGCTGACCGCCAAGGGCATGACCAACGCGATCGCCGTGCTGGCAGCCGCGGACCGCGGCACCATGTTCGACCCGTCCGCGGTCTTCTACATGGACAAGCTGGTCACCGGCCCCGAGGCCGCCGACTTCGTCGACATCAACGCGCCCGTGTCGGTGAACATCCGCCGGGTCGCCAAGGCCAAGCGTTCCACCCCCGAGGACGTCACGGTCGTCATCCTCGACCGGCCGCGCCACGAGGGGATCATCAAGGAGATCCGCGAGACCGGCGCCCGGATCAAGCTGATCTCCGACGGTGACGTCGCGGGCTCGATCCTCGCGCTCCGCGAGGGAACCGGCATCGACCTGCTGCTCGGCATCGGCGGGACGCCCGAGGGCATCATCTCGGCCTGCGCGGTGAAGTGCCTGGGCGGCACGATCCAGGGCAAGCTGTGGCCCAAGGACGACGACGAGCGGCAGCGCGCGCTCGACGCGGGTCACGACCTCGACCGGGTGCTGTTCACCGACGACCTGGTCTCCGGCGAGAACGTCTTCTTCGTCGCGACCGGCATCACCGACGGCGAGCTGCTGCGCGGGGTGCGCTACCGCGCCGAGGTGGCGACGACCGAGTCGATCGTCATGCGCTCCAAGTCCGGCACCGTCCGCCAGATCACCTCCCAGCACCGGCTGAGCAAGCTGCGGGCGTACAGCGCGATCGACTTCGACCGCGCGAAGTAG
- a CDS encoding WhiB family transcriptional regulator — MLQPPHQSLQVAAVPAQRAPVRDRDQEAPWHTEAVCRRDEAGLFFAPSKEPTASRLSREEAAKRVCARCPVMVECREHALLQPEPYGVWGGLTAAERRVVLARRRRRDLELKKAARGPIAAAG, encoded by the coding sequence GTGCTGCAACCGCCGCATCAGTCCCTGCAGGTAGCTGCCGTTCCGGCCCAGCGGGCGCCAGTGCGGGACAGGGATCAGGAAGCCCCATGGCACACGGAGGCGGTGTGCCGGCGGGACGAGGCCGGCCTGTTCTTCGCCCCTTCCAAGGAGCCCACGGCGTCCCGGCTGTCCCGCGAGGAGGCGGCCAAGCGCGTCTGCGCCCGCTGTCCCGTGATGGTCGAGTGCCGTGAACACGCGCTGCTGCAACCCGAGCCGTACGGGGTGTGGGGCGGCCTGACCGCCGCCGAGCGCCGGGTGGTGCTGGCCCGGCGCCGCCGCCGCGACCTGGAGCTGAAGAAGGCCGCGCGCGGCCCGATAGCGGCGGCCGGCTAG
- a CDS encoding DUF1707 SHOCT-like domain-containing protein, which yields MDLQKRTETRAADAELRASDADRDRIADILREALAEGRLTSDEHAERVEGVLATKTVGELDQFVRDLPAAHTGRGAAAYASAPNRPRLGAVPAEPDENVVAVFSTAMRKGRWRAGRRIHAYAVFGSVEIDLSEAIFEYQQVAIKAISVFGNVEIRVPENVSLRSSGGGVLGNFEADTLDSGDPDAPVIYVEGLAVLGNVEARPKRGKLVADILDRAMDRVDRSLRKHLDR from the coding sequence GTGGACCTTCAGAAGCGCACCGAAACCCGTGCCGCCGACGCCGAACTGCGCGCCTCGGACGCCGACCGCGACCGGATCGCCGACATCCTGCGCGAGGCCCTCGCCGAGGGGCGCCTCACCTCCGACGAGCACGCGGAGCGGGTCGAAGGGGTGCTGGCCACCAAGACGGTCGGTGAGCTCGACCAGTTCGTCCGGGACCTGCCCGCCGCCCACACGGGCCGCGGCGCGGCGGCCTACGCGAGCGCGCCGAACCGCCCCCGGCTCGGCGCCGTCCCGGCGGAGCCCGACGAGAACGTGGTCGCGGTGTTCAGCACCGCGATGCGCAAGGGCCGCTGGCGCGCGGGCCGCCGTATCCACGCGTACGCCGTCTTCGGCAGCGTCGAGATCGACCTCAGCGAGGCGATCTTCGAGTACCAGCAGGTGGCGATCAAGGCGATCTCGGTCTTCGGCAACGTGGAGATCCGCGTCCCGGAGAACGTGTCGTTGCGCAGCAGCGGAGGCGGGGTCCTCGGCAACTTCGAGGCGGACACACTGGATTCGGGCGACCCCGACGCCCCCGTGATCTACGTCGAGGGCCTCGCGGTGCTGGGCAACGTCGAGGCGCGGCCCAAGCGCGGCAAGCTGGTCGCGGACATCCTCGACCGCGCGATGGACCGGGTGGACCGGAGTTTGCGCAAGCACCTGGACCGTTGA
- a CDS encoding fumarate hydratase, giving the protein MPEFAYTDLLPQGEDTTPYRLVTSEGVSTFEADGRTFLKVEPEALRTLAAEAIHDIQHYLRPAHLAQLRRIIDDPEASANDKFVALDLLKNANIAAAGVLPMCQDTGTAIVMGKRGQNVLTEGGDESALSRGIYDAYKNLNLRYSQMAPLTMWEEKNTGSNLPAQIELYATDGGAYKFLFMAKGGGSANKSFLYQETKAVLNESSMMKFLEEKIRSLGTAACPPYHLAIVVGGTSAEYALKTAKYASAHYLDEIPAEGSELGHGFRDKDLEQKVFELTQKIGIGAQFGGKYFCHDVRVVRLPRHGASCPVAIAVSCSADRQAVAKITAEGVFLEQLETDPARFLPETTDEHLDESGDVVRIDLNQPMDDILAELTKYPVKTRLSLSGPLVVARDIAHAKIKERLDAGEEMPQYLKDHPVYYAGPAKTPEGYASGSFGPTTAGRMDSYVEQFQAAGGSKVMLAKGNRSAQVTQACDKHGGFYLGSIGGPAARLAQDCIKKVEVVEYEELGMEAVWKIEVEDFPAFVVVDDKGNDFFQNPAPEPTFTHIPVRGPGLA; this is encoded by the coding sequence ATGCCTGAGTTCGCGTACACCGATCTGCTCCCCCAGGGAGAGGACACCACCCCGTACCGGCTGGTGACCTCCGAGGGTGTCTCCACCTTCGAGGCCGACGGGCGGACGTTCCTCAAGGTCGAGCCGGAGGCGCTGCGCACGCTCGCCGCCGAGGCGATCCACGACATCCAGCACTATCTGCGGCCCGCCCACCTGGCCCAGCTGCGCCGGATCATCGACGACCCCGAGGCGTCGGCCAACGACAAGTTCGTCGCCCTGGACCTGCTGAAGAACGCGAACATCGCGGCCGCGGGCGTCCTGCCGATGTGCCAGGACACCGGCACGGCGATCGTGATGGGCAAGCGGGGGCAGAACGTCCTCACCGAGGGCGGCGACGAGTCGGCCCTGAGCCGCGGCATCTACGACGCCTACAAGAACCTCAATCTGCGCTATTCGCAGATGGCTCCGCTCACCATGTGGGAGGAGAAGAACACGGGCTCGAACCTGCCGGCGCAGATCGAGCTGTACGCGACCGACGGCGGCGCCTACAAGTTCCTCTTCATGGCCAAGGGCGGCGGCTCCGCGAACAAGAGCTTCCTGTACCAGGAGACGAAGGCCGTCCTGAACGAGTCCTCCATGATGAAGTTCCTGGAGGAGAAGATCCGTTCGCTCGGCACGGCCGCCTGCCCGCCGTACCACCTGGCCATCGTGGTCGGCGGGACGAGCGCCGAGTACGCCCTGAAGACGGCGAAGTACGCCTCCGCGCACTACCTGGACGAGATCCCCGCCGAGGGCTCCGAGCTGGGCCACGGCTTCCGGGACAAGGACCTGGAGCAGAAGGTCTTCGAGCTGACGCAGAAGATCGGCATCGGCGCGCAGTTCGGCGGCAAGTACTTCTGCCACGACGTGCGGGTGGTCCGCCTCCCCCGGCACGGCGCGTCCTGCCCGGTGGCGATCGCCGTGTCGTGCTCCGCGGACCGTCAGGCCGTCGCGAAGATCACCGCCGAGGGCGTCTTCCTGGAGCAGCTGGAGACGGACCCGGCGCGCTTCCTGCCCGAGACGACCGACGAGCACCTCGACGAGTCGGGCGACGTCGTGCGCATCGACCTCAACCAGCCGATGGACGACATCCTCGCCGAGCTGACCAAGTACCCGGTGAAGACCCGTCTCTCGCTCTCCGGCCCGCTGGTCGTGGCCCGCGACATCGCGCACGCCAAGATCAAGGAGCGGCTCGACGCGGGTGAGGAGATGCCGCAGTACCTGAAGGACCACCCGGTGTACTACGCCGGTCCGGCCAAGACCCCCGAGGGCTACGCGTCCGGCTCCTTCGGCCCGACGACGGCCGGCCGCATGGACTCCTACGTGGAGCAGTTCCAGGCGGCGGGCGGCTCCAAGGTGATGCTCGCGAAGGGCAACCGGTCGGCGCAGGTCACCCAGGCGTGCGACAAGCACGGCGGCTTCTACCTCGGCTCGATCGGCGGACCCGCCGCCCGTCTCGCCCAGGACTGCATCAAGAAGGTCGAGGTCGTCGAGTACGAGGAGCTCGGCATGGAGGCCGTCTGGAAGATCGAGGTCGAGGACTTCCCGGCGTTCGTCGTGGTCGACGACAAGGGCAACGACTTCTTCCAGAACCCGGCCCCCGAGCCGACGTTCACCCACATCCCGGTGCGGGGCCCCGGGCTCGCGTAG
- a CDS encoding SH3 domain-containing protein — MISRMVRKGLVAAVAVAAVFPATAVASTVPAARTTAVRHAAHHHVRGLVTTHHTRLLVRSGPGTAYRVVGSRPDGHVVSLSCKKRGSAVRGNHRWYRLAHHRGYVSAHYVRTGGGVRWC; from the coding sequence ATGATCAGTCGCATGGTGCGCAAGGGGCTCGTGGCCGCGGTCGCGGTCGCCGCCGTCTTCCCGGCGACCGCCGTCGCCTCCACCGTCCCGGCCGCGCGGACCACCGCCGTCCGGCACGCCGCCCACCACCACGTACGGGGCCTTGTGACGACCCACCACACGCGGCTGCTCGTCCGCTCCGGACCGGGCACCGCCTACCGGGTCGTCGGTTCGCGTCCGGACGGACACGTGGTGTCGCTGTCCTGCAAGAAGCGGGGATCCGCCGTCCGGGGCAACCACCGCTGGTACCGCCTGGCCCACCACCGGGGGTACGTGTCCGCGCACTACGTCCGCACCGGCGGTGGCGTCCGCTGGTGCTGA